The genomic stretch TTCATCGAGCAGAACTTGGGCCCGCACATCGAGCAGAAGTGCGCAGTCTTCGCGGCCGAGGCCGGCAGCGTCTCGTCGTGGTAGGCCCGCGCGGTCTCCGGGTCGAGGGCGAGCTCGAACTGGTCCTCCCAGCGGAACTCGAACCGGGCCTTGGACAGCGCGTCGTCCCACTCCTGCGCGCCCGGGTGCCCCTTGGCCAGGTCGGCCGCGTGCGCCGCGATCTTGTAGGCGATCATCCCGGCCTTGACGTCGTCCTTGTCCGGCAGCCCCAGGTGCTCCTTGGGCGTCACGTAACAGAGCATCGCCGTGCCGAACATCCCGATCATCGCCGCCCCGATCGCCGACGTGATGTGGTCGTACGCGGGAGCGATGTCGGTCGTCAGCGGCCCGAGCGTGTAGAAGGGTGCGCCGCCGCACAGCTCGACCTGCAGGTCCACGTTCTCCTTGATCTTGTGCATCGGCACGTGGCCCGGCCCCTCGACCATCACCTGCACGTCGTGCTCCCAGGCGCGGTGGGTCAACTCCCCCAGCGTGCGCAGCTCGGCGAACTGCGCCTCGTCGTTGGCGTCGGCGATCGAGCCCGGGCGCAGGCCGTCGCCGAGCGAGAACGTGATGTCGTAGTCGGCGAAGATCCGGCACATCTCGTCGAAGTTCGTGTAGAGGAAGTTCTCCTCGTGGTGGGCGAGACACCAGGCCGCCATGATCGAGCCGCCGCGGGACACGATGCCGGTCACCCGGTCGGCCGCCAGTGGCACGTACGGCAGCAGGACCCCGGCGTGGATCGTCATGTAGTCGACACCCTGCTCGGCCTGCTCGATGATGGTGTCGCGGAACAACTCCCAGGTCAGCTTGACCGGGTCGCCCTTGACCTTCTCGAGCGCCTGATAGATCGGCACGGTCCCGATCGGTACCGGTGAGTTCCGGATGATCGCCTCGCGGGTCTCGTGGATGCGCGGACCGGTCGACAGGTCCATCACCGTGTCGGCGCCCCACCGCGTGGCCCAGGTCAGCTTCTCGACCTCCTCGGCCACCGACGACGTCACGGCCGAGGTGCCGATGTTCGCGTTGACCTTCACCAGGAACCGCGACCCGATGATCATCGGCTCGGACTCGGGATGGTTGCGGTTCGCCGGCAGCACGGCCCGGCCGGCGGCGATCTCCGCGCGAACCAGTTCGGCCGGCACGTTCTCGCGGATCGCCACGAACTCCATCTCGGGCGTCACGACGCCGGCCCGCGCCGACGCGAGCTGGGTGCGGCCGCTCACCCAGGGCGCGCGCAGCGGCGGCAGGCCCTTCTCGGGTTCGCTGCCCGGCCCGGAGGTGTCGTAGAGCCGTACGGGGTCGTTGCCGTCACTCAGCTCGACCGACGCGAACGGCACCCGGATGTCCGAGCTCGACCCCTCGACGTACACTTTGCGCCTCATATCCCATTCCTCCCCTTCGGAGGACGCACTGATCCCCTGTGGACGGCGCCCTCGTTAAATCGCGAAGTGGTTCAGCGGCCCGGGGCCGGCGCCCAGCTGCCAGTCGCGCCCACCGGCGAGCGCGGCGGTCACGTACTTCTTGGCCGCCCGTACGGCCTCCGGCACCCGATCACCCAGGGCCAGCCGCACGGCGATCGCCGACGAGAAAGTGCAGCCCGAGCCGTGGTTGTTGACCGTCGCCACCGGCTCGCCCGCGATCGTCTCGGTCACGCCGCCGAAATGCAGCACGTCAACGGCCAGCTCGCTGCCGGTCACCACGACGGCTCGTCCGCCCAGCTTCTGCGCCGCGGCGGCCATCTGCGGCACGGTCTCCACCGGCTCCCCGACGAGAGCCGCGGCCTCCTGCCTGTTCGGGGTCAGCACACACGGGCTCTTCAGAAGCGGCGCAACCGAGGCGGTCTCGGCCAGCCGGGCCCCCGAGGTGGCAACCAGCACCGGATCGACGACCAGGTTGGGCAGCCGGTCGGCCCACGACGCGAGCAACTCGCCCACGGCCGGGTCACCGATCATGCCGACCTTGACCGCGGCGACCGGCAGATCCGCCAGCACCGCCTCCAGCTGCGCCGCCACCACATCAACCGGGATCGGATGGATCGCGGTCACGCCCAGGGTGTTCTGCGCGGTGACGGCGGTCAGGACCGAGGTCCCGTACGCCCCCAGCGCCGCGAACGTCTTGAGATCGGCCTGGATGCCGGCCCCACCCCCGGAGTCCGACCCCGCGATGGTCAACACCACCGGCGGCGTCATGACCGCCACACCCCGCCTCGGCCCGCAGCCTGTGGATAATCCGCCCCACCCGCTTGACAGGGTGTACTTTCATCCCTCTCCCCAGGGAGGGTGGGGGCTGGGGATGGCATTACAGCACCCAGACGATCTTGGAAGGCCGTGATCAGCTCGGCGGCCACGCCCGCCGGATCAGCGGCGCCCATGATCGCGCCCATCACGGCGATCCCCCTGGCTCCAGCGGCCGCACACTCCGCGGCCCGCGAAGCGGAATCCACCCCACCGAGCGCCAGCCACGGCACGTCCCCCGCCACCCCAGCCGCCGCAGCGGGCCCCAGCGGCGGCCCATACCCCGGCTTCGAGCGGGTCGGATAGATCGGCGACAACGTCACGTAGTCCGCAGCCGACATATCCGAGAAGTCGTGGCAAGACCGCCCCACCAGGGTCACCCGCCCGGAAGGCAACGGATCCACCGCCGCCAGATGCACAGCGTCCCCATCGAGCGGGTCGGGCCCGGCCACGATCAGCCGCCCCGCCGGCAGCAGCGCCCGCAAGGAAGCCGCCAGCGCAGACCTTTCCCCGTACGGCAGATCCCGCTCCCGCAGAATCACCCACGAGGCGCCACCGCGAACCGCCTCCCGCACCACCCAGGTCAGCGGCCGGCGAGCCATCCGCCGGTCGGTCAGCACCACGAGCCCGCCCGGCGTCACCACTCCGCGATCCCCTCGTCCGATGTGGACGCCAGCGCGTGGAACCGCCGCGGTATCCGACCGGCCGTGAAGGCGAGCCGCCCGGCGATCACCGCATGACGCATCGCGGAAGCCATGGCGGCCGGCGATTCGGCCCGGGTGATGGCGCTGGCGATCAGCACGGCGTCGCAGCCCAGCTCCATCGCCAGCGCCGCGTCCGAGGCCGTCCCGATGCCCGCGTCGAGCACCACCGGCACGTCCACGCTCTGCCGGATCAGCCGGATGTGGTGCGGGTTCGAGATGCCCAGACCGGAACCGATCGGCGACCCGGCCGGCATCACCGCCGCACAGCCCA from Paractinoplanes brasiliensis encodes the following:
- the thiC gene encoding phosphomethylpyrimidine synthase ThiC; translation: MRRKVYVEGSSSDIRVPFASVELSDGNDPVRLYDTSGPGSEPEKGLPPLRAPWVSGRTQLASARAGVVTPEMEFVAIRENVPAELVRAEIAAGRAVLPANRNHPESEPMIIGSRFLVKVNANIGTSAVTSSVAEEVEKLTWATRWGADTVMDLSTGPRIHETREAIIRNSPVPIGTVPIYQALEKVKGDPVKLTWELFRDTIIEQAEQGVDYMTIHAGVLLPYVPLAADRVTGIVSRGGSIMAAWCLAHHEENFLYTNFDEMCRIFADYDITFSLGDGLRPGSIADANDEAQFAELRTLGELTHRAWEHDVQVMVEGPGHVPMHKIKENVDLQVELCGGAPFYTLGPLTTDIAPAYDHITSAIGAAMIGMFGTAMLCYVTPKEHLGLPDKDDVKAGMIAYKIAAHAADLAKGHPGAQEWDDALSKARFEFRWEDQFELALDPETARAYHDETLPASAAKTAHFCSMCGPKFCSMKISHELKAQGMGQKSQEFVASGGRVYVPLPVVPAHSGKGEIT
- the thiD gene encoding bifunctional hydroxymethylpyrimidine kinase/phosphomethylpyrimidine kinase; this translates as MTPPVVLTIAGSDSGGGAGIQADLKTFAALGAYGTSVLTAVTAQNTLGVTAIHPIPVDVVAAQLEAVLADLPVAAVKVGMIGDPAVGELLASWADRLPNLVVDPVLVATSGARLAETASVAPLLKSPCVLTPNRQEAAALVGEPVETVPQMAAAAQKLGGRAVVVTGSELAVDVLHFGGVTETIAGEPVATVNNHGSGCTFSSAIAVRLALGDRVPEAVRAAKKYVTAALAGGRDWQLGAGPGPLNHFAI
- a CDS encoding thiamine phosphate synthase, encoding MVTPGGLVVLTDRRMARRPLTWVVREAVRGGASWVILRERDLPYGERSALAASLRALLPAGRLIVAGPDPLDGDAVHLAAVDPLPSGRVTLVGRSCHDFSDMSAADYVTLSPIYPTRSKPGYGPPLGPAAAAGVAGDVPWLALGGVDSASRAAECAAAGARGIAVMGAIMGAADPAGVAAELITAFQDRLGAVMPSPAPTLPGERDESTPCQAGGADYPQAAGRGGVWRS